TTTGAAAAATGGAGAATTATTTGATAATAAATTATTAAAAAAAATAAGAAAAAAGTTTTTACATATAAATATTGATCCTAAATCAAAAGAACAAAGACTTTTTTTTGATAATTCAGGAGGAGCATTTAGGTTAAAAGCTGCAAGTGAAGCATTTAAATATATTGATGAGTATCCAGACTGTCCAGAGCATGGGAATAAGAGTGCAAGATGGTTGATGAAGATACAAGAAAAAGGCTATAAGTCGATTAAGACAATGCTAAATTTTGATTCAGGAAGTATTCTTACTTCATATACTGCATCAACTGTTATGTTTAATATGATAAGAGCAGTAATTGAAAATGTTCCAGGGAAAAATATTGTTACAACTGCCTTAGAACATCCTTCTTCTTATGATGCTGTAGTAAGTTATGCAAAGAAAAATAATAAAGAAGTAAGAGTTGCTAAAACAAACTCAAAAACAGGTGGAGTAGATGTCCAAGAGATAGTGAAACTTATTGATAAAGATACTTCTCTTTTAGTATTTATGTATGCTTCAAATATATCAGGAGCCTTATTAGATGCTCAAAAAATAGTAAAAGAGTGTAGAAAAATAAAGCCAGACCTTTTTATTATAGCAGATGCTGTTCAACATGCCCCACATGGGATTATTGATATAAAAAAAGTACCTGTAGATGGTCTGAATTTTGCCCCTTATAAATTTTTTGGTCCAAGGGGTTTTGGAGTTGGATATGCTTCTAA
This portion of the Arcobacter nitrofigilis DSM 7299 genome encodes:
- a CDS encoding aminotransferase class V-fold PLP-dependent enzyme, whose translation is MNDNLKNGELFDNKLLKKIRKKFLHINIDPKSKEQRLFFDNSGGAFRLKAASEAFKYIDEYPDCPEHGNKSARWLMKIQEKGYKSIKTMLNFDSGSILTSYTASTVMFNMIRAVIENVPGKNIVTTALEHPSSYDAVVSYAKKNNKEVRVAKTNSKTGGVDVQEIVKLIDKDTSLLVFMYASNISGALLDAQKIVKECRKIKPDLFIIADAVQHAPHGIIDIKKVPVDGLNFAPYKFFGPRGFGVGYASKRLAKLSHDKLIAKPEDVWELGSPAPSHFAALTEVVNYVCWIGKHYLKSKNKRKLFEEGMSRIKLHERALMHFMLEGTSKIEGLRNLDGVKVYLDCKDLRKKDFIMAIGFDKLGFKKAVKEYEKQGVITFERVISSPYSSRMLESFGLKGSIRVSPLHSHSLKDIEKFLKITKKLSKT